One window of the Anopheles cruzii chromosome 2, idAnoCruzAS_RS32_06, whole genome shotgun sequence genome contains the following:
- the LOC128269156 gene encoding elongation factor 1-alpha, with translation MGKEKVHINIVVIGHVDSGKSTTTGHLIYKCGGIDKRTIEKFEKEAQEMGKGSFKYAWVLDKLKAERERGITIDIALWKFETSKYYVTIIDAPGHRDFIKNMITGTSQADCAVLIVAAGTGEFEAGISKNGQTREHALLAFTLGVKQLIVGVNKMDSTEPPYNESRFEEIKKEVSSYIKKIGYNPTAVAFVPISGWHGDNMLEPSNKMPWFKGWAIERKEGKADGKCLIEALDAILPPSRPTDKPLRLPLQDVYKIGGIGTVPVGRVETGVLKPGTVVVFAPVNLTTEVKSVEMHHEALQEAVPGDNVGFNVKNVSVKELRRGYVAGDTKNNPPKGASDFTAQVIVLNHPGQIANGYTPVLDCHTAHIACKFAEIKEKVDRRSGKSTEDNPKSIKSGDAAIVILVPSKPLCVESFQEFPPLGRFAVRDMRQTVAVGVIKSVNFKDASGGKVTKAAEKATKAKK, from the coding sequence ATGGGTAAGGAGAAGGTTCATATCAATATTGTCGTCATCGGACACGTCGACTCTGGCAAgtcgaccaccaccggtcatTTGATCTACAAATGCGGCGGTATCGACAAGCGTACGATCGAGAAGTTCGAGAAGGAGGCACAGGAAATGGGCAAGGGTTCCTTCAAGTATGCCTGGGTGTTGGACAAACTGAAGGCCGAGCGTGAGCGTGGTATCACCATCGATATCGCTCTGTGGAAGTTCGAAACGTCCAAGTACTacgtcaccatcatcgacgCTCCTGGACATCGTGATTTCATCAAGAACATGATCACCGGTACGTCGCAGGCTGATTGTGCCGTGCTGATCGTTGCCGCCGGTACCGGTGAGTTCGAGGCCGGTATCTCGAAGAACGGACAGACCCGCGAGCACGCCCTGCTGGCCTTCACGCTCGGTGTGAAGCAGCTGATTGTCGGTGTGAACAAGATGGACTCGACCGAGCCGCCGTACAATGAGTCCCGTTTCGAGGAAATCAAGAAGGAAGTGTCGTCGTACATCAAGAAGATCGGTTACAACCCGACCGCCGTCGCGTTCGTGCCGATCTCGGGCTGGCACGGAGACAACATGCTGGAACCGTCCAACAAGATGCCGTGGTTCAAGGGATGGGCCATCGAGCGCAAGGAGGGTAAGGCCGACGGTAAGTGTCTGATCGAGGCCTTGGACGCCATCCTGCCGCCGTCCCGTCCCACCGACAAACCGCTGCGTCTGCCGCTGCAGGACGTGTACAAAATCGGCGGTATCGGAACAGTACCGGTCGGTCGTGTGGAAACCGGTGTCCTGAAACCGGGTACCGTGGTCGTGTTCGCCCCCGTCAACTTGACCACTGAAGTAAAGTCCGTGGAAATGCATCACGAAGCCCTGCAGGAAGCCGTCCCCGGAGACAACGTTGGTTTCAACGTCAAGAACGTGTCGGTTAAGGAGCTGCGCCGTGGATACGTCGCCGGTGACACCAAGAACAACCCACCCAAGGGTGCTTCTGACTTCACCGCCCAGGTTATCGTGCTGAACCACCCGGGTCAGATTGCGAACGGCTACACGCCGGTGCTCGATTGCCACACCGCTCATATCGCGTGCAAGTTCGCCGAGATCAAGGAGAAGGTTGACCGCCGTTCCGGCAAGTCCACTGAGGACAACCCGAAGTCGATCAAGTCTGGCGATGCTGCCATCGTCATCTTGGTCCCCTCGAAGCCACTGTGCGTCGAGTCGTTCCAGGAGTTCCCGCCTCTGGGACGTTTCGCCGTGCGTGACATGAGACAGACCGTCGCTGTCGGTGTCATCAAGTCGGTGAACTTCAAGGATGCCAGCGGTGGCAAGGTCACCAAGGCCGCTGAGAAGGCCACCAAGGCCAAGAAATAG